The Burkholderia ambifaria AMMD genome has a segment encoding these proteins:
- a CDS encoding NADH:flavin oxidoreductase/NADH oxidase family protein, with translation MKPDLLNQPLRLPNGSVLRNRLAKAAMSETLGTYDNRPTPDLVKLYRRWAASGLGLIMTGNVMIDRRALGEPGNVVIEDDADLPVLRQWAEAATAQGASIWVQLNHPGKQSTKGLNAFNLAPSAVPFREDMVAFFETPREATPSEIQDIIERFGRSAAICRKAGFSGVEIHGAHGYLISQFLSPHHNRRSDEWGGSPEKRRRFVLAVYAEIRRQVGPDFPVGIKLNSADFQRGGFTEEESIETIRALSDAGIDLIEISGGTYEAPAMSGAMQEPKKASTAAREAYFLDFAQKVRAAVNVPLMVTGGFRTAAGMNAALHSSALDVVGLARLLAIDPDAPAALLQGRDSPQQVQPISTGLKAVDRLGIMEVLWYTRQLKRIARGREPRPDEGGLAAFLKSAFSSGWGTFRTRRLRARI, from the coding sequence ATGAAACCCGATTTGCTGAACCAGCCGCTGCGCCTGCCCAATGGCAGCGTGCTGCGCAACCGGCTCGCCAAGGCCGCCATGAGCGAGACCCTGGGCACCTACGATAATCGCCCGACACCGGACCTGGTGAAGTTGTACCGACGCTGGGCTGCGTCGGGGCTCGGACTGATCATGACGGGGAACGTGATGATCGACCGCCGCGCGTTGGGCGAGCCCGGGAATGTCGTGATTGAGGACGACGCAGACTTGCCCGTGCTGCGCCAGTGGGCGGAGGCTGCAACCGCGCAAGGGGCGTCGATCTGGGTGCAGCTCAACCATCCTGGAAAGCAATCGACCAAGGGTTTGAACGCCTTCAACCTGGCGCCCTCCGCGGTTCCTTTCCGCGAGGACATGGTGGCATTCTTCGAGACACCGCGCGAAGCGACCCCGTCCGAGATTCAAGACATCATCGAGCGCTTCGGGCGCAGCGCGGCCATTTGCAGGAAGGCCGGGTTCAGTGGCGTAGAGATCCATGGAGCCCATGGTTATCTGATCAGCCAATTTCTTTCTCCGCACCACAACCGCCGCAGCGACGAATGGGGCGGCAGTCCCGAGAAGCGGCGCCGCTTCGTCCTGGCCGTCTATGCGGAAATCCGCCGGCAGGTCGGCCCGGACTTCCCGGTGGGAATCAAGCTCAATTCGGCCGACTTCCAGCGCGGTGGTTTTACGGAAGAAGAATCGATCGAGACAATCCGCGCGCTGAGCGATGCGGGGATCGATCTGATCGAGATTTCCGGCGGTACCTATGAGGCGCCTGCCATGAGCGGGGCGATGCAAGAACCGAAGAAGGCATCCACCGCGGCGCGGGAAGCCTACTTCCTTGATTTTGCCCAGAAGGTGCGCGCGGCAGTCAACGTGCCGCTCATGGTGACCGGTGGTTTTCGGACCGCCGCCGGCATGAACGCGGCGCTGCACTCCAGCGCGCTGGATGTGGTGGGCCTGGCGCGGCTGCTCGCGATCGATCCCGATGCGCCCGCCGCCTTGCTTCAAGGGCGCGACAGCCCGCAGCAGGTGCAACCAATCAGTACCGGCCTCAAGGCTGTCGATCGCCTCGGAATCATGGAGGTGCTGTGGTACACGCGCCAGCTCAAGCGCATTGCGAGGGGGAGAGAACCGCGCCCCGACGAGGGCGGACTTGCAGCATTCTTGAAGTCTGCTTTCAGCAGCGGCTGGGGAACGTTTCGCACGCGGCGTCTGCGGGCGCGCATTTGA
- a CDS encoding NADP-dependent oxidoreductase yields the protein MKALTFKRYGKSPEIGFAEVPRPTLEPDELLVEVHAAGVNPIDNMIPTGMFKPVVKFQLPATMGSDLAGIVIDVGGRVTRFKKGDAIFASLFDLGRGSIAEFAVVPESAAAPIPVNLDFVQAASVPMVGLTSWQALKERANLQAGQKVFIPAGSGGIGTFAIQLAKYFAAKVGTNTSTGNIPLVTSLGADEVIDYKKQAFEKVLHDYDVALGTIRGDAVEKSVGILKPGGKIVSLIGPLDAAFARARGLNFILQFVFGLMSRKIMRLAKKRGVTYSFLFVRPDGAQLAEIGKLLESERIHPVIDKVFPFEQAKDALEYLAQGRAKGKVVVRIK from the coding sequence ATGAAAGCACTCACATTCAAACGCTATGGCAAATCACCCGAGATCGGGTTCGCCGAAGTGCCGCGCCCCACGCTCGAGCCCGACGAACTGCTGGTCGAGGTTCACGCCGCGGGGGTGAACCCGATCGACAACATGATTCCAACGGGCATGTTCAAACCCGTCGTGAAGTTCCAGTTGCCCGCGACCATGGGCAGCGATCTGGCCGGTATCGTGATCGATGTCGGCGGCCGCGTCACTCGCTTCAAGAAAGGCGACGCCATATTTGCAAGTCTGTTCGACCTTGGAAGAGGATCCATCGCCGAATTTGCCGTGGTACCGGAGAGCGCTGCAGCCCCGATACCGGTCAATCTGGACTTCGTGCAGGCCGCCTCGGTCCCCATGGTCGGGCTCACTTCATGGCAAGCACTGAAGGAGCGTGCCAATCTTCAGGCGGGTCAGAAGGTGTTCATTCCCGCGGGGTCCGGCGGTATTGGAACGTTTGCGATCCAGCTGGCCAAATATTTCGCCGCCAAGGTGGGAACCAATACCAGCACGGGCAATATCCCGTTGGTGACAAGCCTCGGCGCGGACGAAGTAATCGACTACAAGAAGCAAGCGTTCGAGAAAGTGCTGCACGACTACGATGTGGCGCTTGGCACGATCAGGGGTGACGCGGTTGAAAAATCGGTAGGAATCCTGAAGCCGGGCGGTAAGATCGTCTCTCTTATCGGGCCGCTGGACGCAGCGTTCGCCCGTGCTCGCGGGCTGAACTTCATTCTGCAGTTCGTATTCGGCCTGATGAGCCGCAAGATCATGCGGCTTGCGAAAAAGCGAGGCGTCACGTACTCGTTTCTCTTCGTACGCCCCGACGGAGCTCAACTCGCCGAGATCGGCAAACTGCTCGAATCCGAACGTATCCATCCTGTGATCGACAAGGTATTTCCGTTTGAACAAGCAAAGGATGCACTGGAATACCTGGCCCAAGGACGCGCCAAGGGCAAGGTCGTCGTCAGGATCAAGTGA
- a CDS encoding Rieske 2Fe-2S domain-containing protein, with the protein MDDIQFDEASVKAQPQAAYDATTLVAASWYVAMRSDALKDKPTELTLFGRPCVAWRGTTGRAVVMDRHCAHLGANLADGQIKDGCIQCPFHHWRYDEQGQCVHIPGHSQTVSRLEPVPRGARQPTLVTAERYGYVWVWYGSPQPLHPLPEIAAADVDNSDFMHVHFAFETTTAVLRIVENFYDAQHATPVHALPISAFELKLFDDWRPWPEVESLARAGAWFGAGIDFTVNRYFGPLGMLSRALGMDMSQMNLHFDGYPGGCVMTVALDGDVKYKLLQCVTPVSDGKNVMHMLISIKKVGGILRRATDFVLFGLQTKQAAGYDVKIWNGMKPDGGGAYSKYDKLVLKYRAFYRGWVDRVAEPATRPRRRE; encoded by the coding sequence ATGGACGACATTCAATTCGATGAAGCGAGCGTCAAGGCGCAACCCCAAGCGGCGTACGACGCGACCACGCTCGTGGCCGCGAGCTGGTACGTCGCGATGCGCTCGGACGCCCTCAAGGACAAGCCGACGGAGTTGACGCTGTTCGGCCGTCCGTGCGTGGCGTGGCGCGGCACGACGGGCCGGGCCGTGGTGATGGACCGCCACTGCGCGCACCTCGGCGCGAACCTGGCCGACGGGCAGATCAAGGACGGGTGCATCCAGTGCCCGTTTCACCACTGGCGCTACGACGAGCAGGGCCAGTGCGTTCACATCCCCGGCCACAGCCAGACGGTGAGCCGGCTGGAGCCCGTCCCGCGCGGGGCGCGCCAGCCGACGCTGGTCACCGCCGAGCGATACGGCTACGTGTGGGTCTGGTACGGCTCACCGCAGCCGCTGCACCCGCTGCCCGAAATTGCCGCGGCCGACGTCGACAACAGCGACTTCATGCACGTGCACTTCGCGTTCGAGACGACGACGGCGGTGTTGCGGATCGTCGAAAACTTCTACGACGCGCAGCACGCAACTCCCGTGCACGCGCTGCCGATCTCGGCCTTCGAGCTCAAGCTCTTCGACGATTGGCGCCCGTGGCCGGAGGTCGAGTCGCTGGCCCGGGCGGGCGCGTGGTTCGGCGCCGGGATCGACTTCACCGTGAACCGATACTTCGGGCCCCTCGGCATGCTGTCGCGCGCGCTCGGCATGGACATGTCGCAGATGAACCTGCACTTCGACGGCTACCCCGGCGGGTGCGTCATGACGGTCGCGCTGGACGGCGACGTCAAATACAAGCTGCTCCAGTGCGTGACGCCGGTGAGCGACGGCAAGAACGTCATGCACATGCTCATCTCGATCAAGAAGGTGGGCGGGATCCTGCGCCGCGCGACCGACTTCGTGCTGTTCGGGCTGCAGACCAAGCAGGCCGCGGGGTACGACGTCAAGATCTGGAACGGGATGAAGCCGGACGGCGGCGGCGCGTACAGCAAGTACGACAAGCTCGTGCTCAAGTACCGCGCGTTTTACCGGGGGTGGGTCGACCGTGTCGCCGAGCCAGCCACACGACCGCGCCGCCGCGAGTGA
- a CDS encoding alpha/beta fold hydrolase encodes MKSINADTQSITSYARAPNKFVNAAGTRFAYRELGPHGGIPLVLLNHWGAVLDNFDPRIVDGLAQKHRVIAIDYRGIGLSGGIAPVTVDEMARDTIALIRAMGFDQVDLLGFSLGGFVAQDVALKAPGLVRKLILTGTGPAGGHGIDRVGAVSTPLMLKGLLTLRDSKAYLFFTSTTNGQQAASAFLKRLKERKAGRDKGPTPRAFLRQLKAIKAWGQQAPQDIASLPMPVLIANGDNDIMVPTALSHDMARRIPQAQLVIYQDAGHGGIFQHYANFVPTALEFLSQ; translated from the coding sequence ATGAAGAGCATCAACGCGGACACCCAGTCGATAACGTCGTATGCACGGGCACCGAACAAGTTCGTCAATGCGGCAGGAACCCGCTTCGCCTACCGCGAACTGGGTCCGCACGGCGGCATTCCTTTGGTTTTGCTGAACCATTGGGGCGCGGTGCTGGACAACTTCGATCCGCGCATCGTCGATGGCTTGGCGCAAAAACATCGCGTTATCGCCATCGACTATCGAGGAATCGGCTTATCCGGTGGCATCGCGCCCGTGACCGTGGACGAGATGGCGCGCGACACCATCGCGCTGATTCGCGCAATGGGTTTCGATCAAGTCGATCTGCTCGGCTTCTCGCTTGGCGGCTTCGTCGCGCAGGACGTGGCGCTCAAGGCGCCAGGCCTGGTGCGCAAGCTCATTCTCACTGGCACGGGCCCTGCCGGCGGTCACGGTATCGATCGTGTGGGTGCCGTGTCCACGCCACTCATGCTCAAAGGCCTGCTAACGCTGCGCGATTCGAAGGCGTATCTGTTCTTCACGTCCACAACCAACGGCCAGCAGGCGGCAAGCGCCTTCTTGAAACGGTTGAAGGAACGTAAGGCTGGCCGCGACAAGGGGCCGACACCTCGCGCCTTCCTTCGTCAACTCAAGGCGATCAAGGCGTGGGGCCAGCAGGCGCCCCAGGATATCGCCAGCCTGCCCATGCCTGTCCTGATCGCCAATGGGGATAACGACATCATGGTGCCCACCGCGCTCAGCCACGATATGGCCCGCCGCATACCGCAGGCGCAACTCGTCATTTATCAGGACGCCGGCCACGGCGGAATCTTCCAGCATTACGCCAACTTCGTACCCACGGCACTGGAATTTCTATCGCAATGA
- a CDS encoding alpha/beta fold hydrolase, which translates to MTDTHITTPTRFVDVNGTRFAYRRWGNADSSQPPLLFLQHFRGGMDNWDPLMTDGLAQSREVILYNGRGVASSGGQPRTRIEDMADDAAAFVRALGLQQIDVLGFSLGGFQALDLTWRHPELVRKLMLLGTGPRGGNPEMEQRVLTTAVNPVPVFEDFLYLFFGRSAEAEQAARAFWERRHMRADQDPPSSPEVSIAQIEANVLYMPRLSEDDPFAYLRGIRQPTFILNGVNDVMVPTINSFYMARNLPNAQLFIYPDAGHAAQFQYPQRFLGHAVQFLSE; encoded by the coding sequence ATGACCGACACCCATATCACTACGCCCACGCGCTTCGTGGATGTCAACGGTACTCGATTCGCCTACCGCCGCTGGGGTAACGCAGATTCTTCGCAGCCGCCGTTACTGTTCCTGCAGCACTTCCGCGGCGGGATGGACAACTGGGATCCACTGATGACGGATGGGCTTGCCCAAAGCCGCGAAGTCATTCTCTATAACGGTCGCGGCGTCGCTTCCTCCGGCGGACAACCACGAACTCGCATCGAGGACATGGCCGATGACGCAGCGGCCTTCGTTCGCGCACTCGGCTTGCAGCAAATCGACGTTCTGGGTTTTTCGCTGGGCGGGTTTCAGGCGCTCGACCTGACCTGGCGCCATCCCGAGCTCGTGCGCAAGCTGATGCTGCTGGGCACCGGGCCGCGCGGGGGGAATCCGGAAATGGAGCAGCGCGTGTTGACCACCGCGGTCAATCCGGTCCCGGTGTTCGAAGACTTTCTCTACCTGTTCTTCGGACGATCAGCAGAAGCAGAGCAGGCGGCAAGGGCGTTCTGGGAGCGGCGCCATATGCGAGCCGACCAGGATCCGCCATCCTCGCCGGAGGTCTCGATCGCACAGATCGAGGCCAACGTGCTGTATATGCCGAGGCTCTCGGAAGACGATCCTTTCGCGTATCTGCGCGGCATCCGGCAGCCTACGTTCATCCTCAATGGCGTGAACGACGTGATGGTCCCGACGATTAACTCCTTCTACATGGCGCGCAATCTGCCAAATGCGCAGTTGTTCATTTACCCGGATGCCGGCCACGCCGCGCAGTTTCAGTACCCGCAACGCTTCCTGGGTCACGCAGTTCAGTTCCTGAGCGAGTGA